A single window of Camelus dromedarius isolate mCamDro1 chromosome 20, mCamDro1.pat, whole genome shotgun sequence DNA harbors:
- the LOC116148908 gene encoding large ribosomal subunit protein eL32 encodes MAALRPLVKPRIVKKRTKKSIRHQSDQYVKIKRKWRKPRGTDHRVRRRFKGQILMPSIGYGSIKKTKHVLPSSFHKFLVHNVKELKVLLMCNKSYCAEIAHSVSSKNCKATVETAAQLAPRVTNPNARLCSEENE; translated from the coding sequence ATGGCTGCCCTCAGACCCCTCGTGAAGCCCAGGATCGTCAAAAAGAGGACCAAGAAGTCCATCCGGCACCAGTCAGACCAGTATGTCAAAATTAAGCGGAAGTGGCGGAAACCCAGAGGCACTGACCACAGGGTGCGCAGGAGGTTCAAAGGCCAGATCCTGATGCCCAGCATCGGCTACGGGAGcatcaagaaaacaaagcacGTGCTGCCCAGCAGCTTCCACAAGTTCCTGGTCCACAATGTCAAGGAGCTCAAAGTGCTGCTGATGTGCAACAAATCTTACTGTGCTGAGATTGCTCACAGTGTCTCCTCCAAGAACTGCAAAGCCACTGTGGAGACAGCAGCCCAGCTGGCCCCTAGAGTCACCAATCCCAATGCCAGGCTGTGCAGCGAAGAAAACGAATAG